In one Lycium barbarum isolate Lr01 chromosome 7, ASM1917538v2, whole genome shotgun sequence genomic region, the following are encoded:
- the LOC132601448 gene encoding uncharacterized protein LOC132601448 — translation MASIVEDLRITFGLRENHANEINEWIRFPMFKKVKSFDSLTLLSLNTVDVTNDTVTLILSNCPLLETLALKNTRSLWSLVVNGPSLKLKHLKIKHCFQLAVVEILAENLVSFKYLESLMDISFGNVPLLSEVSQECFSLIPAEFPEFSNLKHLELNFLEINDQSLAVLVSLLRACS, via the exons ATGGCGTCTATTGTGGAGGATCTAAGAATTACTTTTGGTTTGCGGGAGAATCATGCTAATGAAATCAATGAATGGATACGTTTTCCTATGTTCAAAAAGGTCAAGAG TTTCGACAGCCTAACTTTGTTAAGTTTGAATACTGTTGATGTCACAAATGATACAGTTACTCTTATTTTATCAAATTGTCCGTTGCTTGAAACACTTGCATTGAAAAATACAAGATCTCTTTGGAGTTTAGTTGTTAATGGTCCATCACTCAAGTTAAAGCACTTGAAGATTAAGCATTGTTTTCAATTAGCAGTCGTTGAGATTTTAGCAGAAAACCTCGTCTCTTTCAAATATCTCGAGTCTCTCATGGACATCTCTTTTGGAAATGTCCCCTTGCTCTCAGAA GTTTCTCAGGAATGTTTCTCGTTGATCCCTGCAGAGTTCCCTGAGTTTAGCAATCTCAAGCATTTGGaattgaattttcttgaaatcaaCGATCAGAGTCTTGCCGTTCTAGTTTCCTTGTTAAGAGCATGTTCTTGA